The Budorcas taxicolor isolate Tak-1 chromosome 18, Takin1.1, whole genome shotgun sequence genome window below encodes:
- the KLK10 gene encoding kallikrein-10 — translation MRPPHLHLSAASGAQGGLGKLLLLPLLMAQFWVSEALLLPANDTSSNFVASGAPCAHGSQPWQVSLFNGLSFHCAGVLVDRSWVLTAAHCGNNKPLWARVGDDHLLLLQGEQLRRTSRPIVHPKYQQGSGPILPRRTDEHDLMLLKLGRPVVPGPRVRPLRLPFRCTQPGDQCQIAGWATTSSRRVKYNKGLSCSRVTILSPKECEVFYPGVITSNMMCAGLDQGQDPCQSDSGGPLVCDETLQGILSWGVYPCGSAQHPAVYTQICKYRSWIEKTIRSN, via the exons ATGAGACCTCCGCATCTCCACCTCTCCGCCGCCTCCGGCgctcagggaggcctggggaagctgctgctgctgccgctactGATGGCGCAATTCTGGG TCTCCGAGGCTCTGCTGCTCCCCGCAAACGACACAAGCTCCAACTTCGTGGCCTCCGGCGCCCCGTGCGCTCACGGCTCGCAGCCCTGGCAGGTGTCCCTCTTCAACGGCCTTTCGTTCCACTGCGCCGGCGTCCTGGTGGACAGGAGTTGGGTGCTCACCGCTGCACATTGCGGGAACAATAA gcccctgtGGGCTCGAGTCGGGGAtgaccacctgctgctgctgcagggcgAACAGCTGCGCCGGACCTCTCGTCCTATCGTCCACCCCAAGTACCAGCAGGGCTCGGGCCCCATCCTGCCGAGGCGCACGGACGAGCACGACCTCATGCTGCTGAAGCTCGGCAGGCCCGTGGTGCCGGGACCTCGAGTGCGGCCCCTGCGCCTGCCCTTCCGCTGCACGCAGCCCGGGGACCAGTGCCAGATCGCTGGCTGGGCCACAACATCCTCCCGGAGAG TGAAGTACAACAAGGGCCTGAGTTGCTCCAGGGTCACTATCCTGAGCCCTAAGGAGTGTGAAGTCTTCTATCCCGGCGTGATCACCAGCAACATGATGTGTGCAGGCCTGGATCAGGGCCAGGACCCCTGCCAG AGTGACTCTGGTGGCCCTCTGGTCTGTGACGAGACCCTGCAGGGCATCCTTTCATGGGGCGTTTACCCCTGCGGCTCCGCCCAGCATCCAGCCGTCTACACTCAGATCTGCAAGTACCGCTCTTGGATAGAGAAGACCATCCGCTCCAACTGA
- the KLK11 gene encoding kallikrein-11 encodes MMTLQLIMFALVTGHVGGETRIIKGYECPPHSQPWQAALFQKTRLLCGATLIAPRWLLTAAHCRKPRYVVRLGAHSLQRQDGCEQTRTATESFPHPDFNNSLPNRDHRNDIMLVKMRTPAHLTWAVRPLTVSPCCVPAGANCLISGWGTMSSPQLHLPRNLRCANVTIIKHGECEDAYPGNITDTMVCASVRKEGKDSCQGDSGGPLVCNGSLQGIISWGQDPCAVSKKPGVYTKVCKYVDWIQKTMENN; translated from the exons ATGATGACTCTGCAATTAATCATGTTTGCTCTGGTGACAG GGCACGTCGGGGGAGAGACCAGAATCATCAAGGGCTACGAGTGCCCCCCTCATTCTCAGCCCTGGCAGGCCGCTCTGTTCCAGAAGACGAGGCTGCTCTGCGGGGCCACACTCATCGCCCCCAGATGGCTCCTGACAGCAGCCCACTGCCGCAAGCC CCGATACGTGGTTCGCCTGGGAGCGCACAGCCTCCAGCGGCAGGACGGCTGTGAGCAGACCCGAACTGCCACCGAGTCCTTCCCCCACCCAGACTTCAACAACAGCCTCCCCAACAGAGACCACCGCAACGACATCATGCTGGTGAAGATGAGGACCCCGGCCCACCTCACCTGGGCCGTGCGACCCCTCACCGTGTCACCATGCTGTGTCCCCGCTGGGGCCAACTGCCTCATTTCCGGCTGGGGCACCATGTCCAGCCCCCAGT TGCACCTGCCCCGTAACTTGCGGTGTGCCAACGTCACCATCATCAAGCACGGGGAGTGTGAGGACGCCTACCCTGGCAACATCACAGACACCATGGTGTGTGCCAGTGTCCGCAAAGAGGGCAAAGACTCCTGCCAG GGTGACTCTGGGGGCCCTCTGGTCTGTAACGGGTCTCTTCAAGGCATCATCTCCTGGGGCCAGGATCCATGTGCTGTCTCCAAAAAGCCTGGTGTTTACACAAAGGTCTGCAAATATGTGGACTGGATCCAGAAGACCATGGAGAACAATTAG